The DNA sequence TTAGAGAATTCTGAAGATATgacaaatatatgtttatactgtAACTGGCACTCAGATAAGCATCGTTGTCAACCGGATGATGAATATGTAGAATGGGTATCATGCTCTCTGTGTTGTCGCTGGATAGCCATTAATTGCATTACTAAAGAAAACAGAATTGTTGATTATGCAATTAATGATTTCTTTTGTTTATTGTGTCAAAAATGatgaaacataaaacaaaaaaattgataaaatgacTATAGAGTAATAGCACGTTACAAATtgcatatgaatattataactaaattactaattttgatTAGCTTGactattaagaaaaattaccTTGTTAAGAACATTAGCTAAAtcataataagataaataatgataatgacaaATTTCTGGTACAGTATTGTCTTAATCACTCGAATCTCaaaggaaataaaaatgtattttttgagtattatacgacacaattattatacacagaatataatattaataatattatatagacttcAAGgggtaaacaaaaatttcagtATTCAGTTATAGTAGGTGTAAAATGGGGCTTCTGGAACCTATCCCGCTGACCCGCTGACCCGTCTGACCATCTGACCCGCCGCCGTAGCTGAGCCGCCTCCCCCACCCCGCCGCCACCGACCCGCCACCACCCCCGCCCCCGCCGCCACCGTCCCCGCCTCCACCACATCCATCGCCatggttatcatattattgcaCACGTACTATATTACCGTACACATATTACCGTACTATATTACCGTacacatattaatgtatatattcaaCAGTTATCATACACAgaactattttatcatattattgtactcacATCATGTAAATGCTTGGCTAGTAAGTTTTTCATATGGCCgtgtaatttttctttaaatgtatCAGTTTTGATGATACATGTCAATGGGGTAGAATAGTAGCAGGGGAATATATGTTTGGTTACGTTTGTACATATCCCGGTTCGATTCTATcccagaatattatattttttatgcaaagCACCCTGtgtaagcaaaatatttgtaagtgaaaataaaaagtataaattccaaaataaatataaattctgtGAACAATAGTCAGACGAATTATCATACGCTATCTATCCCTGTTGTTATCACATATTACAGGCATATTaccttttgaaaaattatagtataacaagCATGTAGAGTATTGTCTGCATTacaaacaatagtattattctataagatgtatttagaatattgtagttatactaaatatatttgtataatcaaaacaaaatgtatatttcatcTACCTCATCCCTCGATGACCACCATAGATCGTCACCGCGTATTCTcccacatttaaattaaaaagttcgTGTCTGAATACACAGCTCACTAAAAAAGAAATCCCTAACAAACAATAGTATAGGTAAGTATCCGTCTGTCTAGACTCTAAATtcagtttatttaattcatataatacgtatacccTGGGTCATTTAAGTCAAATGTATCCTAAGATTTCGAAAACCAAAGTTTTCGaaattagttgtatttttatcgatCAACAAGCAACATCACATTTCTACatacattttctatacatttttttcttttaaatatggaTCTCATGGCACGTAAGTacctttatagtttttttatatttagctaagttatataaatcatatataaaatgtgttacaaattaaataatacgtcGTTGGGTTTTACGAGACTATTTGATCGAAAAACACTAGTGTATTCTATTGTTATCGAAAATGCCCTGTCCCAACCGGTCTATTCTCGACACGTGCAGGTCAGTTTCAGGAATTTTATCGATGCTCTGTTCAATACAATGATAcccaaaatagttaaaaatctatagtgatatacctaattcccaaataatattttacctaaccCTGGCTTAATTTGTCTTCATCACCGCAAATGCTAAGACACTTGCTCCGTTATCCGTCGATGTACGTTCAGTCTGTTCTAGACAACCATTTCGTACGTACTATTTCCGCGTTTTCACACAAcagtattaacaatttttacaagtgtttaaacactttatttaaacatgtttaaatgcGATAAGTGTCCATCGGTTTTTAACACGAAGCGTAATTTGTCGACTCATAAAAAAACTCATCTCGGAATTCGATTCCCATGCACTATTTGCCTAacgacatttaaaaacaagtcaCATCTTAATAGACACCAAAAAAATCTTCatggtatgtatttatataatattatttctcatcattcatgatattaatttaaaataattttttcaaggtATCATTAACGTGCCTGCCCATCGTCAACCCACCGCACGTGAAGATATACAGATAGCACCGCAAATAACTGTTCCAGATATACCAGCTGGTGGTTCAAACATGTTATCTGATGACGATATTTGTATGATTGCAATGGATGCATATGAAATGCTAGACGCTAAtacaggtatttatattttatcactcgCGACATTTTCGACaacacatttttagttattaattaggatttttattttttaaagattcttACACTACAACCGATAACGGGAAACGTGCTTCTTCCGCAAACACTACGTCTGCTATCAAAGCTAAAAAAGCACGTTTACTTCTTGTACAGTCTCCCGGCTTTATCGAAATTTCGTCTTCTGCAAATAGAAAAGTCGTATGGTATTAAgcaaaaaatatcgaaaatattcaaaactatatcgaattttttaattcgattaAATCTGAATTAGTCGAGTTACTAAAATCACAAGCGTCTAAACATCCgatcaagtttaatttaaagctgGAAGCTACATACAATATTCCAAATGTTGATAATACATCAGAGAACCGTTCATTTAAGACCTCAGCTAGACCGATTTTTGACAAAACTGGTGTACGGGAAATTGTTGAAGAaggcattataaaattaatggctGAACAAGACGAATATTCTAGCAAGGGAAGTGGTTATACGCTACAATGTATTGACGGAATTTTATTAGGTGTTTATCAATATACGCCTAAGAGCGCATCGTCTTATATTCCGTTACCTGATTtcattgaaagaaaaaaagctGTAATCAACCCGCAAAACTCAGACCAACAGTGCTTCAAGTGGGCTATATTAGCAAAACACGTTACAGGTTCAAATAAACAACGTATGGAAAATTATACAACGcacgaagaaaaatataatttttccggTATCACGTTCCCGACAAAATTACATCAGGTtaacattttcgaaaaaaataatcctaaTGTAACTGTCAATGTTTACGGACTCGAAAAACATTTCCAACCACCgcaaaaatttccaaaatatgaaGTGTTTCCATTGAAGGTGGTAGATGAAGAAAAAACAGATCATTTCGACTTGTTACTAATAACCGATGATGAAAATTCTCATTTTACCTACATCTCTAATTTTTCCCGACTTGTGCGATCACAGAAAACCCGACATAATGGACGTGCTGTATTTTGTAAACGGTGCTTTACATCGTTCGAacctctaaatattaataaatatgaattacatGAGCGCATACGATTTGAAGAACACAAGTTAATATGCGGAACACATAAACCAATTTTACCTCGAATGCCTGCTCCTGGATCGATGTTAGAATTCGACGAATGGAAAAAAACTCAACGACATCCGATAGTTATATATGCAGATTTTGAAGCACTACTAAAAAAATCAGATGAAAAATGTGGAAACAATACAAAAGCTATTCAAAAACACGAGGCCATGAGTTATGGGTTTATGGTTAAAGCAAATAACGACGTTCCCGCAGAACTGcttgaacaatttaatattccaaCTTCACCTATAATTTTTCGTGGCGATGAAGATAATCAGAATGTGGGTGGTGAACATTTTGTGAAGAGTATCGTTGAAATAGCTGAAAccattgaaaaattactacaAACCAACATACCAATAACCTTTACTACAGAACAACAACAagcacataatttatgtaagacatgtaatttatgtaaaaacggTTTCTCTGTGAGAAACCATAAAGTTGCTGATCACTGTCACATATCGGGTAAATTTCGACAAACATTGTGTAATACCTGCAACCTCAAGCTTCAAACACCAAATTTTGTACCatgtttttttcacaatttatcgaattatgatgcacattttattgtaactgaACTCGGTCTCGATGTGAAAAGAATTTCTGTAATACCAAACAGTGAAGAAAAATTCATCTCATTTTCAAAACACGTTTCCAACAACTTTTCAATACGGTTCATCGACACATTAAGATTTATGGCTTCAAGTTTATCAACACTCTCGGAACCAGGGTTCGAAAAGTTTAGAGAAAcagctaaacattttaataccgCAGACTTGCCACTCGTTACTCGTAAAGGTGTTTACCCTTATGAGTATACGGATGGTTGGAACAAGCTGGAGCAAACCAATTTACCAGAGAAAGCAGATTTCTACAGTACACTAGCAGAATCAAATATACAAGAAGAAGATTATGAACATGCAAAAACTGTTTGGAGTCACTTTGGATGCAAGACTTTGGGTGAATACAGTGATCTATATCTgaaaattgatgttttattgttgGCTGACGTGTTTGAGAACTTCAGAGACCTATGTTTAACCACATACTGTTTGGACCCATCTTTTTACTATACAGCACCAGGATTCTCCTTtgattgtatgttaaaatataccagAGTCAAATTAGAGTTACTCAAGCCGGGATCCCACGGCGCGTGGCGAGGCGCGAGGCGCGGGTTTGTCTATATACCACGCCAAATTCAGGCGAGCCTGTCTAGGCGCAATCCATACGATCCCACGGCGCGGGAGATGTCGCGTGGCGTGGCGTGGCATGGCGCGGGAAAGGAATTTTcgatctcatttttttttttttggcttaaACAACCATTTTACGTCTGTAGCTCACGAAGTGTAGACGTCTATTTATtgtgtgtttttaataataatttaatttaactttttaaattaatactttaatatggAAACGAAATAATCAAAACTTGCAATTTGTGCTGcagcatattatgttatggcAAGtggtgaaattttaataaataataacaaaaaagatAAGGTGACAAGAAAGAGAAGACGATATTGGgtgaatgaatattataaaagtcgaaataagtaagtacctatataatcttaataataatctcaatttcaatattatataatatcagtaggtatttattttttaattttataaattatcgcattttaattttcaggTACAATGCTACAAATATGCTTTATGATTTGACTTTAAACTCTacaaaaaaattcgaaaattttTGCCGAATGTCACCTGAAGATTtcgaatatttgttaaataaaattggacCATCAATAACAAAAACTGACACCAATATGAGAAAATCTATCCCTATCCAAGAAAAATTAGCAGTTACATTAAGATATTTAGCTTCTGGAGAcagttttattagtttatcttatatgtttaaattctcTCCACAATCAGTGTCAAGATGTGTTCAAGAAGTATGCAGTGCATTAATACAAGAATTAAAAGATGAAATTAAGGTTGTTCGAACCCGAATGACTTCCCGCCGATTCATCTAATCGCCAAAGGCTTTACAAGTCGCGTGATCGGCGCGAATTATCGGTCGGGCAGCCATCCCCACCTTCACCGCGGTCACACACCTTTTTTATCTGCGGACTCGTCACAGCTGTCACCCCGCGCCGTGCTTTTTGTCTTTTTCCTACGGTCGAGCCGGATAGGTGTCCGTCTCGTGCCGCACATTTTTGGTGACAGAACCTCGTGTGGTTTTGATCGTCGGATTGCCGCGTTTCAAGCCTGTGGCGATATCCGCCGTGTTTCCGGCATTGTTGCACCCTTTTTTCTGTTATTGCCGCCGGACGTGGATAACGTGTGTGCCGTTTGTGCCGTTATTGCTAAAGTGGTGGACATTGATACGTGCCCCGTGTGCCGCCATCCATCATCTGTGGAATCTGTTTGAACGGAACACCACCAGCCAGTGCAATTCCCAGGCCAgtagcttattatttttttatattgtataatctccattattattatattcaacccGGTGATGCTGTCatcgtatatttattaagtatttatatatacgtattgtcttttttgtatattattattttattaggggCGCCCTTTAGTTAGGTCCATACGGacacaatcattattatatttatatttctacgcataatatgttatctaaTACAcagttttatgttatataatctTATCTAACgttgttgttatatatatataactaaattcaCACTTCCCCGTTAGTCCTCAACACAACGCGAGTCGGGATAGTAGACGGCATCACGTACGAGCTATCCCGGCGATTACATTTTTGGTAGCAGAGCGTGGTTATTCCGCCTTTAGTGGGGGGTTTGGCAGCGTTGTGTTGGGTAGCTGTGTTGTGCCTGTAGTGTGGTAGGTGCGGTGTTCGGCGCTTTTCATTCCTTTTGTATTTGctcaaatacctattatttattcatcacTGGCGCGTCTGCTAATTGTGGTCAGCTaattggtatttaatttattatcataatgacTGACGAACAGGAAACTACCCGCATTGATCGTCGGGTTGCGCGTTCTACATTAAGGCGGACTACGGTCATATCGCAAATACGTCGTATTCATGAAATGTCGCAGCGTATACCCAAGGAGCCCCTGTTAGGTCCCGAATTTTCGGTAAACGCCGCGGACTTAGACGCGCTGTGGATACAATTCAAGACGGAGGATGATGAGGTATTGGACGGGCTTTTATTATCAGGTAAGACCGAAGATTATTCACCAGACTTGGCCTCCGAAGTGCGGCAACTGGTCAATGCTGCAAAGGCTGTGGCCTCAAGTTTAATACCTCAGGGAGTGGAAGCTATAGACTTGTCTTATATTCAACAAAAGGTGCCGCCGACCTTGAACCTTCCTGACGAAACTAGAACGTCGTCGCCCCGGTTGCCCGAAATACCTTTGCCGTCGTTTTCGGGTGACTTTCGAGATTGGCCCGGGTTTCGTGATAAATTTTCTATGCGTGTTGACGTTCATACATCTATCTCAACTATAGACAAACTGTACTACTTAATTAGTTGTTTAAAAGGTCCCGCCGCCGAAGCGGTACAGGGCATTCCGGTAGCTGCCGATAACTATCAGCTGGTCTGGTCCACGTTGTCCGACCGTTTCAACCGCCCGCGCTTAGTCGCCATGTCCCTCGTTGAGCAATTATTACATGCGTCGTCGATGACGCAAGAGTCGCTGTCAGACCTTAACGCATTCGTAGGTACGTTCCACGAAAATCAATCTTTATTAACGGCACTCAAAATCCCGGATTTAGGTTCgtttatactattttcaatGGCTTTCCGTTGCCTTCCGGTGCACACGCGCAAATTGTTTGAGGCGCAGAGCACCGCCGACTATCCGACTCTTAGTCAGCTATTAGAATTTGTCAGGTCCCGCGTGGCCATACTAGAAGTGGTGGGTGACTCCAAAAAGGGTGGTACCATTGCTGTTCCGTCAAAAGGTGTAAAACCGACGTGTTCGTCCGGAAAGGGGGGAGAACAGCTCGGGAAGCGTTTAAGCTATCGCCCGACAGCTTTAGTTACTACCAACAGTGTTATGAAATGTCCTTGTTGTTCCGAGTCCCATAAACTAACGTCATGCGCGCAATTTAAATCTTGGTCTAGTGAGGACCGCGCGTGTTGGACCCGCGAACACAAactatgttttaattgtttcaatGCCGATCATTGGGCCCCGCGGTGCAAGTCGAAACCAAATTGTAACAAATGTTCCCGGAAACATAATTCTCTTCTCCACGGTACCGAAAGGGAATCGCGTAATAATACGGAAGCTCCCCCCGCCACAGTGTCAATGTGTACGGCCGTTCGGCCGTCACCTGTCCTACCGGCGACAGCTGTGTTGTTAGGTACTGCATTGGTACACGTTCGCGACCGCGCGGGGTCCATGCACACTATGCGCGCTCTCGTGGATTGCGCGTCGCAAATTAGTGCGATTACTAGTGATTGTGCCGACCGCTTGGGTCTCAGGCGTTCGCGTTGGACTGCGCCTATCAGTGGTCTGTCAGGCGTCGCAGTATCTAACGTATTAGGCCGTGTCGAGTGCACGGTACAACCACGTTTCGCATCGGAGCCCGCGTTATCAGTACGCGCCTGGGTACTACCGACCATAACAGGTGATTTACCAAAACAATCGCTCCCGACGGAAGTAAAAGATCGGTATTCGAACTTAGCATTGGCGGACCCgtatttcaatattacttCACCCATTGACTTGCTGCTCGGTGGTGACGTATTCGCTTCGATCATGGACGGTCGAAAGATTTCGTTAGGTACCAATTTAGCGTCCGCTTTTAGCTCAATTTTCGGGTGGATTCTAATTGGCCCTATTTCCGATTGCCAACCGCAATTTTATGACTCGATGCCCGTCGCGATGACTGTATCGATTGAAAACCTCATGGAACGTTTTTGGCATGTAGAGGAGCCTCAAGTGGCCCCTACGACTTTTACCGATAATGGGCAATgcgaaaaattatttgttgaccAGGTTGTACGCTCATCTTCCGGTCGGTTCTCGGTACCACTACCTTTCCGGTCGCCCGTATTGAGCGATACTTTTGTCGGTTCGCGCGAAGTCGCAGCGCGTCGTTTCGAAATGCTCGAACGTAAATTAGCCGGCAACCcagaactaaaattattatatgacaaattcatgtCTGAATATATTGCCCTGGGACACATGTCTTTAACGCAATCACCcggtcattattttatacctcaTCACGCTATATATCGGCCCGAAGTAGACGCTAAAAAAATCCGGGTTGTGTTCGACGCATCGGCGCATGGTTTCCGAGAGCCGTCACTGAATCAATGCCTATTTCCAGGTCCTAAGCTACAACAGGACATTATAGATGTCTTGACCCGATTCCGCGTCTGTAAATACGTTTTCACAAcagatatttgtaaaatgtatcgaCAGATTTTAGTCAGACCGGAATACCGCAAATTCCAGCACGTGTTGTGGCGAGCGTCGCCCCGCGACGCGCTAGGTGAATACGAGTTGAACACCGTTACCTACGGAATCAATTGCGCGCCCTTTCTCGCGCTACGCGTTTTGCAAACTATCGCGGCTACTGACTGTGAGAATTGTGAATCTGTGCGCAACGCGCTATTACGTCAGACTTACGTGGACGACATTTGTACCGGAGCTGATAGTGTTGCCGAGGTATTGGTGCTCCAATCTAATTtaactcaaattttaaaaaaatccggttttgaattaaaaaaatggtcGTCGAATACCCCGGCTGTTTTAGATGCTGTGCCGGTTGACGATCGTGTATCACTACCTTTGCCTTTTGAATCTACTGAAGATTCCGGCACTAAAGTATTAGGATTGGAGTGGCATCCGGAGGGGGATTTTTTCAAGTGTGCCTTGAGCTTGTCACCAAAACCTCTATATTCGAAACGCGGCATATTATCATTAGTTGCCCGAATTTTTGACCCGCTCGGTATATTCGGTCCTGCGGtatttttagcaaaaataATCATGCAACGCACTTGGAAGTCTGGCCTAGGTTGGGACGACCCCCTGCCGGCCGACATTGCCGCCGAGTGGCGAGCGTTTGTGTCCGACCTACCGTCACTGTTAAATATACGCGTTCCACGTTATATTAATGCGTATCACGCCGCGCCGTGTTATTTGCTCGGTTTTTGCGATGCATCACAACGCGGGTACGCAGCGGTAGTATACATACGAATGACCGATGTCGCCGGAGACCCGTCGGTTTTTCTTATCGGTACCAAGACTAAGTTGGCACCTATAAAAGCCACCACGATACCACGCCTCGAGTTAAATGCAGCACTACTACTAGCCCGTTGGTTAAGCCGCATCCGTGACATTTTATCTCCTCAGCTTAATATACTCGGTATCCGAGCATGGTCGGACTCTATGGTGGTATTATCGTGGTTAAAAATCCCACACGAATCCTTTAAGACTTACGTATCAAACCGCGTGTACCAAATACATACTCTATTACCGGATTGTAATTGGTCGTACGTTGAATCGTCCGACAATCCCGCCGATTGTGC is a window from the Aphis gossypii isolate Hap1 unplaced genomic scaffold, ASM2018417v2 Contig00365, whole genome shotgun sequence genome containing:
- the LOC126553887 gene encoding uncharacterized protein LOC126553887, giving the protein MASGEILINNNKKDKVTRKRRRYWVNEYYKSRNKYNATNMLYDLTLNSTKKFENFCRMSPEDFEYLLNKIGPSITKTDTNMRKSIPIQEKLAVTLRYLASGDSFISLSYMFKFSPQSVSRCVQEVCSALIQELKDEIKVVRTRMTSRRFI